One Aegilops tauschii subsp. strangulata cultivar AL8/78 chromosome 7, Aet v6.0, whole genome shotgun sequence genomic window carries:
- the LOC109753112 gene encoding serine/threonine protein phosphatase 2A 55 kDa regulatory subunit B alpha isoform produces the protein MNPRDSDDDRPGAAAGSSSAATEQQQSLEWRFAQVFGERAAGEDVQEVDIISAIEFDKSGDHLATGDRGGRVVLFERTDVRDEHANRRELERQDVPITRHPEFRYKTEFQSHEPEFDYLKSLEIEEKINKIKWCQTANNALFLLSTNDKTIKYWKVQEKKVKQVSVMALDTSRTVGDGTTSRASTSTSEPPLPNGGCSKKSDSLNSDLLFPPGGYPSLRLPVVTSQDVNLVARCRRVYAHAHDYHINSISNNSDGETFISADDLRINLWNLEINSQSFNIVDVKPTNMEDLTEVITCAEFHPTHCNTLAYSSSKGSIRLIDLRQSALCDNHSKIFEEHEAPGARSFFTEIIASISDVKFSRDGRYLLSRDYMTLKLWDLNMDSGPVSTFQVHEHLRPRLCDLYENDSIFDKFECCLSGDGLHVATGSYGNLFRVFGSTPGSMEVTTLEASRNPMRRQIANPTRPTRGTLTSMTRGVRRGGENLGVDANGNSLDFSTKLLHLAWHPTENSIACAAANSLYMYYA, from the exons ATGAATCCCAGAGATTCCGACGACGAccgccccggggcggcggcgggttcgTCTTCGGCGGCCACGGAGCAGCAGCAATCGCTCGAGTGGAGGTTCGCGCAGGTCTTCGGCGAGCGCGCGGCGGGCGAGGACGTGCAGGAAG TTGACATCATCTCTGCAATCGAGTTTGATAAATCTGGTGATCATCTTGCCACCGGAGACAGAGGAGGACGTGTTGTTTTATTTGAGAGAACAGATGTTCGGGAT GAGCATGCTAATCGAAGAGAACTGGAGAGACAGGATGTTCCAATTACTAGACATCCCGAGTTCCGCTATAAAACGGAGTTTCAGAGTCATGAACCTGAG TTTGACTACCTCAAAAGTTTggaaatagaggagaagatcaaCAAGATCAAGTGGTGCCAGACAGCCAACAATGCACTCTTTCTACTGTCCACAAATGATAAGACGATCAAATACTGGAAG GTGCAAGAGAAAAAAGTAAAACAAGTTTCAGTTATGGCTTTGGACACTTCCCGAACTGTAGGGGATGGTACCACTAGTCGTGCAAGTACCAGTACTTCCGAGCCTCCTCTTCCAAATGGTGGATGTTCAAAAAAGTCTGATAGCCtcaacagtgatctcctatttccACCTGGAGGTTACCCATCGCTGCGTTTACCTGTG GTTACTAGTCAAGATGTGAACCTTGTTGCTAGATGTCGACGTGTATATGCCCATGCTCATGATTACCATATTAATTCTATTTCGAATAATAG TGATGGTGAAACTTTTATATCAGCAGATGATCTGCGAATAAATCTATGGAATTTGGAAATAAACAGCCAGAGCTTTAACATTGTTGATGTGAAGCCTACAAACATGGAAGATCTAACAG AGGTGATTACTTGTGCGGAGTTCCACCCCACTCATTGTAATACACTGGCATATAGTAGCTCAAAGGGTTCTATCCGGCTAATCGATCTGCGACAATCTGCATTGTGTGACAACCATTCCAAGAT atttgaggaacatgaagcacccgGAGCAAGATCGTTCTTTACGGAGATAATAGCATCAATTTCAGATGTAAAGTTTTCAAGGGACGGAAGATATCTTCTTAGTCGTGATTATATGACTCTCAAA CTATGGGATCTAAACATGGATTCAGGCCCTGTTTCAACCTTCCAGGTCCATGAACATCTAAGACCAAGG CTTTGTGATCTGTATGAGAACGACTCAATATTTGACAAGTTTGAGTGTTGTCTTAGTGGGGATGGACTTCATGTTGCAACTGGCTCTTATGG TAATCTATTCCGTGTTTTTGGTTCTACTCCTGGTAGCATGGAGGTGACCACTTTGGAAGCCAGCAGGAACCCGATGAG ACGTCAGATTGCAAACCCGACCAGACCCACTCGGGGGACGCTGACCTCTATGACCCGTGGTGTGCGAAGAG GTGGGGAAAATCTAGGTGTTGATGCCAATGGAAACTCATTAGACTTCTCGACGAAGTTACTCCACCTCGCATGGCACCCCACTGAGAATTCCATCGCATGCGCTGCTGCAAATAGCCTGTATATGTATTATGCATAG